From Vampirovibrionales bacterium, a single genomic window includes:
- a CDS encoding DUF1064 domain-containing protein has product MKAGVRNATEAEYEKLLETRRCLGEVLWYRFEGITLRIAKGVSYTPDFVVMLASGEIELHEVKGYWRDDARAKTRVAAEQFPFRIIAITRPSRKKGAGWVFEDI; this is encoded by the coding sequence ATGAAAGCCGGGGTCCGCAACGCCACGGAAGCGGAATATGAAAAGCTCCTAGAAACCCGCCGTTGCTTGGGCGAGGTGCTTTGGTATCGCTTCGAGGGAATCACGCTCAGAATCGCCAAGGGCGTGAGCTACACGCCGGATTTCGTGGTGATGCTGGCCAGCGGAGAAATCGAACTGCATGAAGTCAAAGGCTACTGGCGAGACGATGCCCGCGCCAAGACCCGCGTCGCCGCTGAACAGTTCCCATTTCGGATTATTGCCATCACTAGACCCTCTCGAAAGAAAGGAGCGGGATGGGTGTTCGAGGACATATGA
- a CDS encoding lysozyme, protein MTPSQAALDLLHEFEQGPQGGMASVPYCDFAGHPTIGWGHRILPRERFSKPLTVAQSDDLLRSDLERFAAAVNSLVTAPITQSMFDALVCFAFNVGLGALKGSTLLRLLNQHWYAAAAQQFERWDKATDQKTGKKVSLAGLKRRRLAERRLFERDGFQP, encoded by the coding sequence ATGACCCCATCCCAAGCCGCCCTGGACCTGCTCCACGAATTCGAGCAGGGACCGCAAGGCGGCATGGCCTCGGTGCCGTACTGTGACTTTGCCGGGCATCCCACGATTGGTTGGGGCCATCGAATCCTGCCTAGAGAGCGATTCTCGAAGCCGCTGACGGTGGCTCAATCCGATGATCTGCTACGTAGCGACCTGGAACGGTTCGCCGCCGCCGTCAACTCATTGGTGACAGCGCCTATCACTCAATCGATGTTCGATGCCCTGGTGTGCTTTGCTTTCAATGTCGGGCTAGGCGCGCTCAAAGGCTCCACTCTCCTACGCCTGCTGAACCAACATTGGTACGCCGCCGCCGCACAGCAGTTCGAGCGATGGGACAAGGCCACGGACCAAAAGACCGGAAAAAAAGTATCACTAGCCGGCCTGAAGCGCCGCCGGCTGGCGGAACGTCGCTTGTTCGAGCGCGATGGATTCCAGCCATGA
- a CDS encoding DUF1353 domain-containing protein — MIDKNRFPDELMTVYVSPRYRRLTADFRFIDPVEGIIRCKKWLEIDGASFGRAFSVLFGDQHDYDVPATPHDQLYEDNRVAGKYLTRQQCDKVFYRAMQYAGFSKALAWTFYSGVRLGGWWPWWRNRRRDAKKRKERAK; from the coding sequence ATGATCGACAAAAATCGGTTTCCAGATGAATTAATGACGGTTTATGTTTCTCCGAGATACCGAAGGCTGACTGCGGATTTCCGGTTTATTGACCCAGTGGAAGGAATCATCCGCTGCAAAAAATGGCTGGAAATCGACGGCGCTAGCTTCGGTCGAGCATTCTCGGTTCTGTTCGGCGATCAGCACGACTACGATGTGCCGGCAACTCCACATGATCAGCTCTATGAGGATAACCGCGTTGCTGGGAAATATCTGACTCGCCAGCAGTGTGACAAGGTTTTCTATCGGGCGATGCAGTACGCGGGATTCTCTAAAGCGCTTGCCTGGACTTTTTATTCCGGAGTCCGCCTTGGCGGCTGGTGGCCCTGGTGGCGGAATCGCCGACGCGATGCGAAAAAGCGGAAGGAGCGCGCAAAATGA
- a CDS encoding phage terminase large subunit family protein: protein MTMTWEIALNRTSKSALKAIKPPPKLTVSEWANQYLQLSAEDSAEPGQFSTDRAPYQKGIMDAVSERGIHTVVVKSSAQIGKTAILKAIIGFHVDQDPAPILMLQPTEHMAEAFSKDRLAPMIRDTPALKDKIADPRSRDSGNSILHKRFAGGHLTLAGSNSPAGLASRPIRIVLCDEVDRYPASAGSEGDPVNLSIKRTATFWNRRIVLTSTPTIKGASRIDMAYENSDQRHFYVPCPHCGTFHIFKWENCRWPPGEPDRAIMVCPECAVEIEESHKPRMLAMGEWRAEMPFNGVAGFHINELYSPWRKWADIAREFLFAKQDPQLLKTWVNTSLGESWEEDAEKADPDSLMGRREHYGKDQIPERILYLTAGVDVQGDRLEAEIVGWRASSRDEAPESWGIEYRVFHGDPAKNEVWNDLDEFLLGIYQTETGRRLRVMAGCVDSGGHHTAQVYAFCGARIGRHIYPTKGMPGAKPIWTPKAAKSKKYNANVWHVGADSGKDAWYARLKIKETGPGYCHFPLDYDKHYFEMLTSEQVRTKYIKGRPVREWFLPANRRNEALDIRVLALAALLARPIDWAAINHSRPIHSAPAPKATIRTGNSSFIRRQTGTPWIR from the coding sequence ATGACAATGACATGGGAAATTGCCTTAAATCGGACCTCGAAATCGGCGCTCAAAGCGATCAAACCGCCACCGAAACTGACGGTCAGCGAGTGGGCGAATCAATATCTCCAACTGAGTGCTGAGGATAGCGCCGAACCGGGACAGTTCTCCACGGATCGCGCCCCATACCAAAAAGGCATTATGGACGCGGTATCCGAGAGAGGAATCCATACCGTCGTCGTCAAAAGCAGCGCGCAAATCGGGAAAACTGCGATTCTGAAAGCGATTATCGGCTTTCATGTCGATCAAGACCCCGCGCCTATTCTCATGCTCCAACCTACGGAGCACATGGCAGAGGCGTTCTCGAAAGACCGCCTTGCGCCGATGATTCGGGACACGCCGGCACTCAAGGACAAGATAGCCGATCCACGCTCTCGCGATTCTGGTAACTCAATCCTGCACAAACGCTTTGCCGGCGGGCACCTAACCCTTGCCGGGTCTAATTCTCCCGCTGGCCTTGCCAGCCGCCCGATCCGCATTGTGTTGTGCGACGAAGTAGACCGCTATCCAGCGTCCGCCGGCAGTGAAGGTGACCCGGTGAATCTGTCGATCAAGAGAACGGCAACGTTCTGGAATCGTCGCATTGTCTTGACTTCAACCCCGACCATTAAAGGCGCGTCTCGTATTGACATGGCGTATGAGAATAGCGACCAACGCCATTTTTACGTGCCTTGCCCGCATTGCGGAACCTTCCATATCTTTAAATGGGAGAACTGCCGCTGGCCTCCCGGTGAGCCTGATCGAGCGATCATGGTGTGCCCGGAATGCGCTGTCGAAATCGAGGAAAGTCACAAGCCGCGAATGCTGGCAATGGGAGAATGGCGAGCTGAAATGCCTTTTAACGGCGTCGCCGGGTTCCATATCAACGAACTCTATAGCCCATGGCGAAAATGGGCCGATATTGCTAGAGAGTTTCTATTTGCAAAGCAAGACCCGCAATTGCTCAAGACTTGGGTCAATACCAGCTTGGGAGAATCGTGGGAGGAAGACGCTGAAAAGGCCGACCCTGACTCACTGATGGGGCGTCGCGAGCATTACGGCAAGGATCAAATACCAGAAAGAATCCTGTATTTGACTGCTGGCGTGGACGTGCAAGGGGACCGACTGGAGGCTGAGATTGTCGGGTGGCGAGCATCATCACGTGATGAAGCGCCAGAATCGTGGGGCATTGAATATCGGGTATTCCATGGCGATCCAGCCAAAAATGAAGTATGGAATGACCTCGATGAATTCTTGCTAGGCATCTACCAGACCGAAACGGGCCGAAGACTGCGCGTCATGGCTGGTTGTGTGGATTCTGGCGGGCATCATACCGCACAGGTCTACGCATTTTGCGGCGCACGGATTGGTCGGCATATCTACCCAACAAAGGGAATGCCTGGAGCGAAGCCAATCTGGACGCCAAAAGCCGCAAAGAGTAAAAAATACAATGCGAATGTTTGGCATGTTGGCGCTGATTCAGGAAAAGACGCATGGTATGCACGGCTCAAGATTAAGGAGACCGGTCCAGGCTATTGCCATTTTCCGCTAGATTATGATAAACATTACTTTGAAATGCTAACCTCAGAACAGGTTAGAACGAAATACATTAAGGGCAGGCCAGTTCGAGAGTGGTTTCTGCCCGCAAACCGCAGAAATGAGGCGCTGGATATTCGCGTCTTGGCGCTGGCGGCTTTACTCGCAAGGCCGATTGACTGGGCCGCAATCAATCATTCACGGCCTATTCATTCCGCGCCCGCTCCAAAAGCCACAATCCGCACTGGCAACAGTTCATTCATCCGACGACAAACAGGAACTCCATGGATAAGATAA
- a CDS encoding AAA family ATPase — protein sequence MSKFSKAERKTAKLRAALCGTSGSGKTYSALLLARGLAGDSGKIAVIDTERGSASLYSDVTDFDVAELAPPFNPRRYRELIAEASRSYDVLVIDSLSHAWAGEGGVLEMHDKATQAGRGGNSYTAWRDVTPEHNALVDAILAAPCHVILTMRSKTAYELQENEKGKKTPVKIGLAPIQREGMEYEFTLVWDLSVEKHIATTSKDRTRIWDGRHDVIGVKHGAELKAWLESGKVAPPARPVPEQVPIEPPPPVQAKDFQADIDSFDDEGKMKKWLVDTAQDYGWTKETPVYISVKAACSERAIVIAKNRAVKQQTESQNSDEFEAALGPVQDVE from the coding sequence ATGAGCAAGTTTTCCAAGGCTGAACGCAAGACCGCGAAGCTGCGGGCGGCACTCTGTGGAACCAGTGGGAGCGGCAAGACCTACTCGGCGCTGTTGCTTGCGCGTGGCCTCGCCGGAGATAGCGGGAAAATCGCGGTCATCGATACCGAGCGCGGGAGCGCCAGCCTGTATAGCGATGTGACCGATTTCGATGTCGCTGAACTAGCACCCCCGTTCAATCCGCGCCGCTATCGTGAACTGATCGCCGAAGCCTCGCGCAGTTATGACGTGCTTGTGATTGATAGCCTGAGCCATGCCTGGGCTGGCGAGGGTGGTGTGCTGGAAATGCACGACAAGGCAACCCAAGCAGGACGTGGCGGCAACAGCTATACCGCGTGGCGAGACGTGACCCCAGAGCACAACGCGCTCGTGGATGCCATTCTAGCCGCGCCCTGCCATGTCATTCTGACCATGCGAAGCAAGACCGCATACGAACTTCAGGAAAACGAAAAGGGTAAAAAGACCCCGGTCAAGATCGGCCTAGCACCGATTCAGCGGGAAGGGATGGAGTACGAGTTTACCCTGGTGTGGGACTTGTCGGTGGAAAAGCATATCGCCACAACTAGCAAGGATCGCACGAGGATTTGGGACGGACGGCATGATGTCATCGGCGTCAAGCATGGCGCGGAATTAAAGGCATGGCTTGAATCCGGCAAGGTTGCGCCACCAGCACGTCCAGTACCAGAGCAGGTTCCCATCGAACCGCCACCGCCCGTGCAAGCGAAAGACTTCCAGGCCGATATCGATTCGTTCGATGACGAAGGAAAGATGAAGAAATGGCTTGTGGATACTGCGCAAGACTACGGGTGGACAAAAGAAACCCCGGTTTACATCTCCGTCAAAGCCGCATGTTCCGAACGCGCTATCGTCATCGCCAAGAATAGGGCAGTAAAGCAACAGACGGAATCTCAAAATTCCGATGAATTCGAGGCCGCTCTCGGCCCGGTGCAGGACGTGGAGTAG
- a CDS encoding replicative DNA helicase, whose product MENQPLASIEAEISVIGGILVSPIAFSEVSAIVSAVDFSNELHRRIFSAMTAMDSAGQPIDVLTIAEWLEARRALQDGDWAYIGTAARDTPSAANVLAYARIVRDRARRRELIQLGTDLQQWSMRDDAETALAKLKSATESIADGAGTESGLVPLKTLLPDVVNDIDQRFEGIAPKGSPTGLADLDSKTGGLKPGKLYLVAGRPAMGKSVLGLQIAARVVDDGGKAAYFTAEMPNAEQVERLVANTGNIDLGALQTGKLDDEHWARLTSAVSQLSSAKLWFDETGSPLLPDILSKARRLKRREGNIDLVVVDHAGLVEAGGENRQNAQSTVARALKGLAKELSCPVIALVQLSRKLEERTDKRPMLSDLRDSGEWEQSADVVAMLYRDEIYSPDSARTRVSLNC is encoded by the coding sequence ATGGAAAATCAACCGCTGGCCAGTATTGAAGCAGAAATCTCAGTTATTGGCGGAATCTTGGTTTCCCCGATTGCGTTCTCCGAAGTCTCGGCAATCGTTTCCGCTGTCGATTTCTCGAATGAACTGCATCGGCGGATTTTCTCGGCAATGACCGCCATGGATTCGGCGGGACAGCCGATTGACGTTCTCACGATTGCGGAATGGCTGGAAGCGCGCAGGGCATTGCAAGATGGCGATTGGGCCTATATCGGGACTGCCGCAAGAGATACCCCAAGCGCCGCGAACGTGCTGGCCTATGCGAGAATCGTTCGAGATAGGGCGCGTCGGCGTGAATTGATTCAGCTTGGAACTGATTTGCAGCAATGGTCCATGCGGGATGACGCCGAAACCGCGCTTGCAAAACTAAAATCCGCCACTGAATCCATTGCGGATGGGGCAGGAACGGAATCTGGATTAGTGCCGCTCAAGACTTTGCTTCCGGATGTTGTCAATGACATCGATCAACGATTCGAGGGCATCGCGCCGAAAGGCTCCCCGACCGGCCTTGCTGACCTTGATTCAAAAACAGGCGGATTGAAACCTGGAAAGCTATATCTGGTCGCTGGCCGTCCGGCAATGGGTAAAAGCGTACTCGGATTGCAGATTGCAGCGCGCGTTGTTGATGATGGCGGCAAAGCGGCTTATTTTACCGCCGAGATGCCGAACGCTGAACAAGTTGAACGGCTGGTGGCTAATACCGGAAATATCGATCTTGGCGCGTTGCAAACCGGGAAACTGGACGATGAGCACTGGGCGCGATTAACATCTGCGGTTTCGCAATTGTCATCCGCTAAACTTTGGTTCGACGAAACCGGCTCCCCGCTGCTTCCCGATATTCTCTCGAAAGCGCGGCGGCTGAAACGGCGTGAGGGGAATATCGATCTGGTGGTGGTCGATCATGCTGGACTGGTGGAGGCCGGCGGCGAGAATCGCCAGAACGCGCAATCGACCGTCGCCCGGGCGCTGAAAGGTCTGGCGAAGGAATTATCATGTCCAGTTATCGCGCTGGTGCAACTCTCTCGGAAACTCGAAGAACGAACAGACAAGCGCCCGATGCTTTCCGATTTGCGGGACTCTGGAGAGTGGGAACAATCCGCTGATGTGGTCGCCATGCTATACCGGGATGAGATTTACAGCCCCGATTCAGCCCGGACAAGGGTTTCGCTGAATTGCTGA
- a CDS encoding site-specific DNA-methyltransferase, protein MAIKDQTINDKYAIYNGDCIDVMADIPDNRIHLSVYSPPFGGLYHYSSNDKDLSNNDDYAEFFKHYEFVVKGLHRITMPGRITAVHCMDVPTGNSGTDALIDFTGDIIRLHIKNGWEYIARYSIWKEPLAVRNRTMQKNLAHKTIVDDSSRCSVASADYLICFRKKGNNPVPIEHPQGLFDYAGDRKIPHELMQYRGWSGKQTENRYSHWIWRQYASAFWDDIRTDRVLPYREARDSEDEKHVHPLQLDVIDRVLTLWSNPGERVFTPFMGVGSEVYCAVMANRLGMGAELKPSYYRQAVKNLRTAEQGRWIEETNEELLFADAE, encoded by the coding sequence ATGGCTATAAAAGACCAAACCATTAACGACAAGTACGCCATTTACAACGGCGATTGCATCGATGTGATGGCGGATATTCCTGATAATCGCATTCACTTGTCGGTATATTCTCCACCGTTCGGCGGGCTCTATCACTACAGCAGCAACGACAAAGACCTGTCTAATAATGATGATTACGCGGAATTCTTCAAGCACTATGAATTCGTTGTGAAAGGTCTCCATCGAATCACAATGCCTGGAAGAATTACCGCAGTGCATTGCATGGATGTTCCGACCGGAAATAGCGGGACCGATGCCTTGATTGATTTTACCGGAGATATTATCCGACTGCATATCAAAAACGGATGGGAATATATCGCTCGCTATTCGATCTGGAAAGAGCCACTCGCGGTTCGCAATCGAACCATGCAAAAGAACTTGGCGCACAAGACTATCGTCGATGATTCATCTAGGTGCAGCGTGGCCAGCGCAGATTACCTAATCTGTTTCAGAAAGAAAGGAAATAATCCGGTCCCCATAGAACACCCTCAAGGGTTATTCGATTATGCGGGAGATCGTAAAATTCCACATGAACTGATGCAGTATCGCGGCTGGAGTGGCAAGCAAACCGAAAACCGCTATAGCCATTGGATATGGCGGCAATATGCCAGCGCGTTTTGGGATGATATTCGAACTGACCGCGTGTTGCCATATCGAGAAGCGCGCGATAGTGAAGACGAAAAGCATGTTCACCCTTTGCAACTGGATGTCATTGACCGGGTATTGACGCTATGGAGTAATCCAGGCGAGCGGGTCTTTACCCCGTTTATGGGCGTCGGGTCTGAAGTCTATTGCGCCGTAATGGCCAATCGGCTTGGCATGGGCGCTGAACTAAAGCCCAGCTATTACCGGCAAGCGGTCAAGAATCTAAGGACAGCCGAACAAGGGCGATGGATCGAAGAGACGAACGAAGAACTATTATTCGCTGATGCCGAATAA
- a CDS encoding helicase, translated as MSDYSERPSIQHPIFMDVPGLGEDMTYNEFLSRKSQIGYEFGFDPVWMPDFLYDFQSTLVEWALRKGRGGIFADCGLGKTPMEFVWAENVARKTGKKVLILTALAVSFQMLQEAEKFGIELKASSDGTAHRLTVTNYEKLSKFDPSDFSGCICDESSILKSFDGTRRGEITAFMRKIPYRLLATATAAPNDFTELGTSSEALGFLGYMDMLNRFFKNDLNNSATGRMHGEVIKWRLKGHAENSFWRWVCSWSRSIRKPSDLGFDDRAFILPELIERQHLVKASKPRQDMLFELPAIGLKEQREERNRTVNERCHQVADLVKNTGEPAIIWCNLNEEGNYLEKIIPDAIQVSGKDNDDKKENKLISFAKGNERVLITKPKIGAWGLNFQHCSHVVTFPTHSYEQHYQLIRRCYRFGQKKSVKVDIVLTEGDKEVIKNLSAKSSKADRMFQSLVAEMNNALTIEKQGDYTLSLKAPQWL; from the coding sequence ATGAGTGATTATAGCGAAAGGCCAAGCATACAACATCCTATTTTTATGGATGTGCCTGGTCTCGGCGAGGACATGACCTACAATGAATTTCTTAGCAGGAAATCGCAAATCGGCTATGAGTTCGGGTTCGATCCTGTCTGGATGCCGGATTTCTTGTATGACTTCCAATCAACGCTAGTTGAGTGGGCACTACGGAAAGGTCGGGGCGGAATATTCGCTGATTGCGGCCTTGGGAAAACCCCAATGGAATTTGTTTGGGCTGAAAACGTGGCCCGCAAGACGGGTAAAAAGGTCTTGATATTGACCGCGCTGGCGGTGTCTTTCCAAATGCTTCAAGAGGCCGAGAAGTTCGGTATCGAACTGAAAGCGTCCAGTGACGGGACCGCGCATCGGCTGACCGTGACGAACTATGAAAAGCTCAGCAAGTTCGATCCATCCGACTTCTCCGGATGTATCTGTGATGAATCCAGCATCCTCAAATCATTTGATGGCACACGGCGCGGGGAGATTACCGCATTCATGCGCAAAATCCCCTACCGCCTGCTAGCAACCGCCACCGCCGCGCCGAATGATTTTACAGAACTAGGAACATCATCCGAAGCCTTGGGATTTTTGGGTTACATGGATATGTTGAATCGGTTTTTCAAGAATGACTTGAATAACTCGGCAACCGGAAGAATGCACGGAGAGGTTATTAAATGGCGGCTGAAAGGCCATGCGGAGAACTCTTTTTGGCGATGGGTTTGTAGCTGGTCTAGGTCAATTCGGAAACCATCAGACCTTGGATTTGATGACCGCGCTTTTATCTTGCCTGAATTGATCGAACGGCAACATCTTGTGAAAGCAAGTAAGCCTAGACAAGACATGCTGTTTGAGCTTCCGGCAATCGGGTTGAAAGAGCAACGGGAAGAGCGGAATAGGACAGTCAATGAGCGTTGCCATCAAGTCGCTGATCTTGTGAAAAATACCGGAGAACCCGCAATTATCTGGTGCAACTTGAACGAAGAGGGAAACTACCTGGAAAAGATTATTCCAGATGCGATTCAAGTTTCAGGCAAGGATAACGACGACAAAAAAGAGAATAAGCTAATATCCTTTGCGAAAGGCAATGAAAGAGTTCTCATTACTAAGCCAAAGATTGGCGCATGGGGATTAAACTTCCAGCATTGCTCTCATGTAGTGACTTTTCCGACACATTCCTACGAACAGCATTATCAACTCATTCGTCGTTGCTATCGATTCGGGCAAAAAAAGTCGGTGAAGGTTGATATTGTATTGACAGAAGGAGATAAGGAGGTTATAAAAAACTTGTCGGCGAAGTCAAGCAAGGCAGATCGGATGTTTCAATCGCTTGTCGCTGAAATGAATAACGCCCTGACTATAGAAAAGCAGGGAGACTACACCCTATCGTTAAAGGCTCCGCAATGGCTATAA